Genomic segment of Chelonoidis abingdonii isolate Lonesome George chromosome 5, CheloAbing_2.0, whole genome shotgun sequence:
CTCCTAAATCTACATACTGAAAATAATCATGCAATTTTATTTGCAAATACTTACGGTTAAATCCTGGGGCATGGTACATGGATGCATAATACCCAAAAGCAGTTGAAAAATCTATATGTCAGGTTCACGGGAGGCAGTAATTATTTGACAGCCTTGTGCATAGAGATTCTGCAACCTATGTGCTGTGGAGATCTCTGCAACTCAGCACAGGGGAAATGGGGGAAGCGTAAGCAAGACAGGGCACCAGTGTTTCCATACAAAGCACAAATCTATAGGATTGAAACCCCACAAGCAGGAGAACAAACAGTGGACCTTACCCCCCACTCACCTCCATAGCATGTATTAGTAGCTGTGGCCCAGATATCCTAACTTGTTGAGTCTGAGTCCATTTCTCTGTCCTGTGGGGCTTTCTTTGCTCTGTTTCCTTTAATTTGGCTTTTCGTGCTCATAGTCAGCAAACCAGGATTCTAAAcagagtaattcatttaaaatttatttcccAATTGGTATCTTTATTGGCAGAGAAGACGAAACCGGAACTGTGATGGCGAATAAATTGCCCTGTCAGttagagagaaaagagaaaaaatatatttcaaaatatctcCCCTTGTGGAGGAGCGCAAATAGCTTAAAAATTTATAGACTAGCACAACTAAGATTTTCCAAAATAAGGACTGATTTTTTCGGTGCCTAACATGAGAGgttttaaaggagcctgattttcagaacatgctgagcacccacccctTGAAAGTCACTCAATTGAACATTCACAAACTGAGACACCCAGAACCATTAGTCCGTACTGAAAATGTAAGCGTATGTTAAGCAATGAGTCTTATCTGGAAAGGACTTCAACATGATCTCTGTTCGGGTGGGCACAATATTAATTATGGGTGCATTGCAATTGACATCAGGTAGGTGATCATTTAATCTCTAACTCTGAGTTTACAGTTTTTCACAAAGATAAAAATGGTATCCACAAAAATAGAGGCCACATTTTAAAAGGCAGGGTATTACCATGTATATTGTGTCTGTATTCATCTGTAGGCATAATACTGTCATATGAAAACAATTCCTTTATTATCTACCTGCCAAGACTAGAGTCAGGTTTCTGCCTTTCCTTTGGGAAATGTTGATGACATACAGACAacctggagcagagccagaatCTGCATGCTGAAACTGTTTAGGTGTTGGTGATATAAACAACTCTGGCAGGAGAAACCCAGAGCCCTGAAAGCATAAAACCAAGTCCTggctggttttttaaaaaaaaaaccacaacaaaaaatAACCCTTTAATTTCTCCTTTAAAGTGCTTTTACTTGTAATTCTTAAATCTCCTTATGAATTTTGTTTACATGACTTGAGGTTTCGGATACTAATTTCTGAAGTGAACCAAAGTGGCTTGAAGAAATATTGACTTTATTctctattgttttttaaaaagtggtttcCAGACTAAGACAATTCTGTGGCATGCTTTAGCCTTAAAGGCAGTGGAGAGAAAGATAATTTATAATGAAAAGGCAGAACCTCAGCAATGGCTATATAAATAGCATAACtacaataattattttattggGCCTATGACAACCTCTGATTCCTATCCACACAGACAACCACATCATGCAATTTGGTGGCTCTTGCAACAGAGTGGAAAATAACTTAAGTTTTAACTGGCACTAAATTAACCCAAGATTTAAGGTTCACCTTCTTTGATTCCTCTTTAGATACTGAGCAGTGTGTGTAGAAGGTGATCACATTAGACTTTTCCTCTCTTTAGTATTGTACTACTGGTCATATAAACAAGACAGTCCTCAGAAGATAGGGGGAAAATCTATGAAATTCTTACAGATTCTAACATTAATAATTGGCTGTgtgcaaaaataagaaaaaaaaatcaagccagtcTTGCCAGAGGAACAAGAGGAATTActaaaagtagggtgaccagatgtcccgattttatagggacagtcccgatagtTGGGGCTTTGTGTTATATAGGTGCCTGTTAACTCCCAcccccctcctgatttttcatacttgctgtctggtctccctaaCTAAGACAACCAGCACAAGCACCATGTATCTATCTATGATTTAAGAAATAGGTTTCTTTCTTCCCCAATCTCAGCTTGAGAACAGGTGAAGCTAGCCATCAGTAGCCCTAGAAGTCAAATGTCCCTCCCATTCAACTGAGCACTAAAACTATACATGCAGCTCTTCAGTTCACTTCCCACAGAAGCCAGGGACTTCACTTTCACCCCAAGGATAGGATCCATCACTAGaccttcaatatttttttcttccacagCCTTCTTGGTAGCCAGAATAGATCGATACACAGCTGTTTTACTGTAATGTGTTAGAGATAGAAAACAAACCTCAGAAGTCAGTCTGGCAGAAGTGGGCCCCCTATATAATTTTCATTTGTTCATTACAATTTTTCActcttccctctctgctgctttgtcaTTGTGTCTCTATATTTTTTCACTCTACTCAACAATCCGATCCACTTTGCACTTTATTTCTTCAGTGGTGTTTTTTCATCTGCTCACTTTTCCAGAGATACTCCAAAGCAGAAAGCAAATTCATTAATGTCTGAGTTCAAATCAAAACGTTCAAACCCACTATGTTTGAGTGCATTTGAAGTTAGGCAAAACAAGTTCACCCATCCCTACTTCAAAGCTTAATTTGGTTCTTTCAAATGACATACTTTGTTAAAcaagaagcaaaaacaaaaacatgcagcTTCAGTCACTGACATGTAATTACAAAGGAAGGATGAGACTAGTTTTGGTTTTCACTGAAGTCTCAAAACAAAAATTCCTGGGAAAATACAAAACCCAAAGTAGTCCCAGTTTTCTGAGCAGAGTTAACAGTTCTTTGGGATGTTGTGTGATCGTGAACGGGATTTTAGCGGTCAGTTAGAGGATCGCTATATTAAGATATGGTCTACACTGTGAAAAAAACTTAGCTCTAGAAACACAAAACCAGAAGTGGTCCCAATTCTCCATTGTTCAAGTAGCATATTTAAATTCACACAAACCCAGAGCCTTACTTGAACTGCTCATTATGTAATTACAATTACTACATGCACTACAGCTGTAACTGCTTGTACATTAGGGTTGCAAGTGCATGTGCTTTTTAGCACATGCAACTGACTGCACACATGCAGATTTAACAGTTTAGCCATAGGGCTTACATTTTACCATAGAGACAGAGGGGTGCTGGATCAATTTTTATAGtggtggtgctgagagccattgaaccaaacagtaAACCCCATatatgatgaaaaccacttcaagccaaggggtgcggcagcacccccagcacctctagtcCAGTACTATGAATAGAGTTACAAAATTTCACATGCAACTGTGACTACTAAATGGCTACTTGTGCGTTATATGTACACAATACTAATGTATATAAATAATCATGGTGGCTGAACACACCAACTCAGGCGTCTTCTAGAAAAAATGTGCCCCTTAAGGTGAAATTATTAAAGCAGCCTCTACACCTCATTACTAAATTTGTGCTTGTAATTTTGTTCACACAATCATTTCCTCCTGCAGATAATGGGATTTTCATGCAGGCTGTTTGTTTAGATTTGCAGATGACTGTGCACACTGAAGTTTGAGGCAGCCTTTGAAAACAGAGCTCTAAAATTATTTGTTCTTGAACTCCACAGCCAAAACACACATTCAGGATTCTTTGTTTTCTCCTGCAAGGATGGGCACTGCAAGCTACTAAGAAAGAGTGCTTTCCTTCAATATTTAAGGCAGACAGAGCAAGGACAGAAGGGAAAAACAATTCCCTCTATTGAAATGTTTACTGCTCACGTGATGAGATTATTTTTATATCTCTGTCAAAGCGAAAACAGCCTCTGTGACCAGTGTCATGTAATATCTCAGCAGGAGCAGTCAAACGAAGGAAACAATGGAGAGAATGAAGGTGAAGAATCTGTTACAGAGGCTCCCACTGGAAAGAAGACTGTAGGCAAGAAAGACCTTGGTAAAGGAGAAACCAAAATCCCTAAGAAGGTAATATTTGCAGCCTTCCACTAAGCTTATACATACAATGAAGTCAATACAAAAGGctgtccacccccaccccaacccaatAGACTGGCCCAAGGAATCTCAAAATACATTGAGCTTGATTCTCTGCTCACCCATTTTACACCGGTGCAACTCAATGAACTCCTGATTTACGCTGGAGAACAGGGCCACTAAATACAGTTCAGCTCCTTTATTAGATGGTTCCAATTGTTAAACCCCAGTTTGTGTCCTAACCATTAGTAGTGTTTGTGTCTAAGAGCTTCTATTGGCCTAGACCAGGTAACGGCCCTCGCTATGgtgggcactgtacaaaacacatATATGGTGACAGCTTACAATCTGAAGGCAGGCTGTACTGTGCCTTAATGTCTTTCTGGTCCCCAAAAGCAAGGGGAAATACCAGTGCTATAAAATATAGTACATATTCAATGCTTCTTAGTCTGGAGCACATTCAGCTTTTTGGTAAGGGCTTAGGAGCCAGTGGATGATATGCCTAGCTATATCTGCTGGGAGGTAAACATCCTGAAAGGAGTCTCTGTCTGCAGCCATGTATTACCAGCTCCTGAGCTAGTGTAAGTCAGTGGAGTCAATGTATGCCTTTCAGATGGGCATAGTGCCCTTTGCATGTTCCCAGTTGCACTGGGAGTAATTTTGTCTTTCGCATTTTGAAAGCTCTGTCATACTGCAGCCCAGTGGGCCAGCCAGCTTAGTAGTCATTGTGGTGGATATGAGTAGAAAGCCATACCTCTGCTCATTTCCCAGCCATTTCCCCCTAGAGTGGGGGAAGCTTTTGGAATGCAGTCCTTGAACCACTCTACCCCCAAGTGACTGAGTTGCAACTGTGACCACCTCTTCCATGGGCCATGCAAGAAGCCGGGAGGGAATCCTTCCTCCCTCCTACCCGTGTGTGGTCCATTAGGGCAAGGCAAACCTTGCCTGAAGTTCTCAGAGCTCAGGGTCTGGCCCCACGTTAAAAGTTTTCGAATGACTGTGTCTTTCCCTTGTGTATTTatccctttgcaaatttgaacGATTTTGCCGTATGTGACACAGGAGCGAGACAGCCAAGGTCCCGAGAATGCTGAAACAGGTGAAAGTCCTAAAAAGGTGGGGGGATGCAAAGCTCCCGGAAAAGGCGAGAAGAGCGAAGGCTCTGAAGGTGAAGAGGACAGCGATGAAAAcgaggaggaggaaaatgaagaagaggaggaggaaactgaaaAAGTGGATGAGAACGGCAACAGCAGCAATGGCACAAGCACCAATGGTACAGACACAGAGAATGGGAATGGTGGCAAGGGAGaggctgaagaggaggaggaagagaatgaaaGTGAAGCCACGACCATCGTCATCACCACCCTGGCAGATGACACCACACCTACTGAGGATCAGGGCGTTTATGACATCACCacccctggggatctctggggtTATGAAAATGGAGAAACCACCTCTACAGGCTATGAAAATGGCTACGAAAGCCAAACAGATTATAACGACGGCAGGGAGAATGGGTATCCCCGAGGGGACAGCTACAGAACGTATGAGGATGAATATGGCTACTACAAGGGGCATGGATATGATGTATATGGCCATGATTACTATTACAATCAATGAACAGCAAGACCATGATTGATATCGTTAATGCTAATACTGTACTCTGCATGGCAATTGTTTTCAACATTCTCAGGAAGGTGCAGCAAAATGTAACACGATGCCTgtaaaaaaaaggggaggggggaaacccaTCTTTAATGAATGGCATTACTGCTAACTACTAAAATGTGCTCTTTGCTAAAGACATGCTTTTGGATATTATATACGCTCCTGGGGTTTGTAGATTTTTAATCCTGGTGCTGAGGAATATTGTGTGTCAGGTGGAATTATCCAATGAGTTTTGTAGTATACTATATATTTGCTGTGTGTCTATCCATTGTTTATATTAAagtcaaaatgaattttaaagcaACCAAAATGACCAACATGTTATAACGAAGAAGAAATAACTTTTAAATTATCTGCCCAATACCATGTCACTTGCTAGTTTTCCGCTAATGGCATCAAatgctcagctgctgtaaatcagcatagctgcactGGAGACAAAGGAGCTACATAGAGTTTTACCAAGCTCTGCCTTGCTGTGTTTTGAGACTGAATTATTCCTATCTCTCCCCATGCCAAATGCACACAAAACACACTGACAAGAGGAAATGATTGATTCAAAATAGAAAAACGTCTCTAGACTAACGTCAGAATAATTGAAGGGCTCTCTTTTAGAGAATATTTTATCAACAGATTCACAGTTGTTCTGCTGGCATTATAAGAAGATATGGCACTGACCTAGTGCAACTGAGATGAACCTATAAAATTTGGAGTCTGAAAATCTTACATTACTTTTCATTGCTAAGTTAAATGATCATACATCAAGACCATACCATATCAATAACATACAATGGGCTAAATTTTTCTTTATGTTGTGCTGATGCAAATCCCTCTTGTCTTTAatagttactccagttttatataCCAGTGTAGCAAAGAAAAGAATTTGGTCGTAAAATTATAATTGCATCCTGACAGTTTCTATTGTGTGATAAGGATGGTACTGTGGTTAAggcaaagaaaggacttttggatgaGGCACATAGGACCTTCTTATGAGgttcagggtgcaatccagaccagcaaAGGTTtatgtcaccacttgccctgcaacATGGGTGCTTTACAacactttgctgctgtagctgtcAGCCAGGGATGCTGACAAGCAGCCTACAAGCCTGAAGTGTCATTGTGCTggacagccctggttcagcagctctgagccTAGAAGCCTGTCTACAGCCCCACTCTGTACCACTACTTGTTCGCCTAATATGTGAAGATGGACTTTCATTGTCTTTTTCCGAACACCCCGCTGGTCAGAGAATCGAATACACAGTCCTTTGCTAGGGCAAACCTGTTTACCAACACCTCTTAACATGTTTGCTTTAAACACACTTGAGTCATAATTCCAGCACATATCTCTTAATTCACACGCTGTACGCACCTCACACAAGAACATTAGTGATcaatgagttattagttttcagatgatacctttCAAGGCATATTATGTACAACAATTATGACAATAGTGAATAGGCTGCGAATACAGGAGTGTCCAGGGTCACACACTTCTCTTACAAAGCTGCAGGAGAGTTACCCACTGGCTGATTCTGAGGCAGCAGGTCAGAGCCCACTTTCCCAGACGAGGCATCTGCCACCACATTTtagttcccctttttatagaAGAAACCTGTTCTGTCACCCTTGTGTACAGTCTCCAGGACACTATACCAGAGAGTATCCATAATTTCACTTACTGAGTTGTTACAAATGTTTCACAGAAACACTAATGACCAGTGTGTGAGGTGTaatgagtatgtcaggcctgacaagagttgctgacacagtaGTGAATCACCAATGGGCCTTTGTGACACagttctgattttcaaaaacCATGTGTCCCAACTGCATACTCAATTCCTGCATGAAATTTCGGCAGCTTTGCACACAGATATGTCATTCACACACAAGTGGCTAGttctttgtttaattttgcagtcttgaaaaatcaggaaagtcCAAGAGGATGTGAATAAGCCTGGTAGGGTTAGGATTACTCCAAATGGCTGTGTGAAGGGGAGAGGCAAACATGAGCAACCCAGTGGTTGACAGTGGTTAGGCAGCTGCTGTGCCCTGACCACTGCTTTTCTTGCTGCCCAATAGTGTCTCGTCGTTACTTTGGGCTCCTCAGTCTCTATTTcttatatttgcactgtaaccTCTTttggcagagaccatcttttgaTTCTAtgtctgcacagtgcctagcacaatggggccctgatccatgaCTCAGGGTCCTAGGTATTATTGCAATACaatccaacaaacaaacaaagaaaatgcagagaaaaacagTCACAATGTTGTCGTTCATTGTTGTCCGTGGCTTGTTCCTCCATTGAGCCCAACTCggtcatagaatcgtaggactggaagggacctcgagagagaggtcatctagttcagatccctgcactcatggcaggactaagtattatctagaccatctctgacaggagTTTgtataacctgctcttaaaaatctcctatgatggagattccacaacctccccaggcaatttattccagtgcttaaccaccctgacagtaaggaattttttcctaatgtccaacctaaacttcccttgctgcaatttaagcccattgcttcttgtcctatcctcagaggttaagaagagcaatttttctctctcctccttgtaacaccttttatgtacttgaaaaccgttagcatgtcccctctcagccttctcttccgcagactaaacaaacccaatcttcCCTCAGGGGTCATGTTTtgtagacatttaatcatttttgttgctcttctctggactttctccaatttgtccacatctttcctgaaatgtggtgcccagaactggacacaatactccagctgaggcctaatcagagtgtAGTAAAGAGGAAGAATaacttcttgtatcttgcttacaacactcctggtaatatatgccaaaatgatgtttgcttttttttacaacagttttacactgttgactcatatgtagcttgtgtccactatgacccccagacccctttccttagtactccttcctaagcagtcatttcccattttgtatgtgtgcaactgattgttccttcctaaatggagtactttgcatttttccttattgaatttcatcctatttacttcagaccatttctccagatcattttgagttttaatcctatcctccaaagcacttcaacccctcccagcttagtatcaccacaaactttataagtggactctctatgccattatctaaatcattgatgaagatattgaacagaactggacccagaactgatccctgtgggaccccactcattatgcctgTCCAGCATGACTGGAACCACTGATAAGTACtctttgggaatggttttccaaccagttttgcacccaccttataattagctccatctaggttgcatttccgtagtttgtttatgagaaagtcgtgtgaaacagtatcaaaagctttactaaagtcaagatataagATTACTAAAGTCAA
This window contains:
- the IBSP gene encoding integrin-binding sialoprotein isoform X1, which produces MRTALIFICLLGIACAFSAKSIYRRVKSDDSEENAVFKNRHRYYFYRYAYAYPPQRRFQGSDSEEEDSSEEEEEAAGQEQSNEGNNGENEGEESVTEAPTGKKTVGKKDLGKGETKIPKKERDSQGPENAETGESPKKVGGCKAPGKGEKSEGSEGEEDSDENEEEENEEEEEETEKVDENGNSSNGTSTNGTDTENGNGGKGEAEEEEEENESEATTIVITTLADDTTPTEDQGVYDITTPGDLWGYENGETTSTGYENGYESQTDYNDGRENGYPRGDSYRTYEDEYGYYKGHGYDVYGHDYYYNQ
- the IBSP gene encoding integrin-binding sialoprotein isoform X2, with product MRTALIFICLLGIACAFSAKSIYRRVKSDDSEENAVFKNRHRYYFYRYAYAYPPQRRFQGSDSEEEDSSEEEEEAAGEQSNEGNNGENEGEESVTEAPTGKKTVGKKDLGKGETKIPKKERDSQGPENAETGESPKKVGGCKAPGKGEKSEGSEGEEDSDENEEEENEEEEEETEKVDENGNSSNGTSTNGTDTENGNGGKGEAEEEEEENESEATTIVITTLADDTTPTEDQGVYDITTPGDLWGYENGETTSTGYENGYESQTDYNDGRENGYPRGDSYRTYEDEYGYYKGHGYDVYGHDYYYNQ